The following are encoded in a window of Corynebacterium marinum DSM 44953 genomic DNA:
- the adhP gene encoding alcohol dehydrogenase AdhP — protein MTATVDQYTAAVVEKFGPELTIRQIDLPEPGRNQALVKLHASGICHTDLHAAEGDWPVKPSPPFVPGHEGVGEVVKLGPGEHDVEVGDIVGNAWLWSACGKCEYCRTGRETLCNEAQYGGYTVNGSFGEYMLVDTRYCALIPDGVDPVEVAPILCAGLTVYKGLKMSDTKPGQFMVISGVGGLGHIAVQYAVAMGMRVIAVDIAEDKLELARKNGAEFTVNATETDPVAAVVEYTNGGAHGVEVTAVHPDAFGQAIGMARKGGTIVFIGLPPGDFPAPIFDIVFKGLTIRGSLVGTRQDMIEALDFYARGNIHPAVRECSLEDVNEVFEDLRRGRVEGRVSIRY, from the coding sequence ATGACCGCTACAGTCGATCAGTACACCGCCGCCGTCGTCGAGAAGTTCGGCCCCGAACTGACCATCAGGCAAATTGATCTGCCCGAGCCCGGCAGGAACCAGGCCTTGGTCAAGCTCCACGCCAGCGGAATCTGCCATACCGACCTCCATGCAGCCGAGGGAGACTGGCCGGTCAAGCCATCGCCGCCCTTCGTGCCCGGCCACGAGGGTGTGGGCGAGGTTGTCAAGCTCGGACCGGGCGAGCACGACGTTGAGGTTGGCGATATTGTGGGCAACGCTTGGCTGTGGTCGGCCTGCGGGAAATGCGAGTACTGTCGCACCGGCCGGGAGACCCTGTGCAATGAAGCCCAGTATGGCGGGTACACGGTCAACGGTTCTTTCGGTGAATACATGCTCGTGGACACCCGCTACTGCGCGCTCATCCCGGATGGTGTTGACCCAGTCGAGGTCGCGCCCATCCTCTGCGCTGGTTTGACCGTCTACAAGGGTCTAAAGATGTCCGACACCAAGCCAGGGCAGTTTATGGTCATCTCCGGTGTCGGCGGCCTCGGGCACATTGCCGTGCAGTATGCCGTGGCCATGGGTATGCGCGTGATTGCCGTCGATATCGCCGAGGACAAGCTGGAACTCGCCCGCAAGAACGGGGCCGAGTTCACCGTCAACGCGACCGAGACTGATCCGGTGGCCGCGGTAGTCGAGTACACCAATGGCGGAGCCCACGGGGTGGAGGTCACCGCAGTGCACCCGGACGCCTTCGGTCAGGCGATCGGTATGGCGCGCAAGGGCGGCACAATTGTCTTCATTGGCCTACCGCCGGGGGATTTCCCAGCTCCGATCTTCGACATTGTGTTCAAAGGTCTGACCATCCGTGGTTCGCTGGTGGGGACCCGCCAGGACATGATCGAGGCGCTCGACTTCTATGCCAGGGGCAACATCCATCCCGCGGTCCGGGAGTGCTCCCTGGAAGATGTCAACGAGGTCTTTGAGGACCTGCGCCGGGGCCGGGTAGAGGGCCGAGTGTCGATCAGATACTGA